One Porphyromonas pogonae genomic region harbors:
- a CDS encoding helix-turn-helix domain-containing protein — MNNLSMEEVHKYYLYLWLRNKTMKGAHCWRIDFEFYLPAYFTPKYIKASYTLSNLKIMEIQEYISEFINHTNQNIFLTGKAGTGKTTLLRYITEHTYKNCVVAAPTGIAALNAGGITLHSLFQIPSATFIPEELSFTQQDISYNIITPVSFWRRTKMHDNKRRLLRNMELLIIDEVSMLRADTLDLIDMILRRIRKSTQPFGGVQVLFIGDLLQLPPVVKASEWNIMSKYYSGIFFFHAQVITKFPPLYMELEKVFRQSDNTFISLLNNLRTNQIGTNDIAILNKHVDIHFDSTQHPGYITLTTHNYKAELINKRGMDTLAGKIMEYKAKTEGEFPEYLYPTESTLALKEGARVMILKNDTSQPRRYYNGKLGTIQTLSAKQVKVKLDDSDLSIDIEPYEWQNIRYTLDAETNEPGQEVIGTFRQYPLRAAWAITIHKSQGLTFDKAALDLEDIFASGQAYVALSRLRSLEGTVLLSEVKNKAIVVPKDIMTYKEHKNSIEQLEQQLAVYKIKYWKEQTILSFEWTSLSEQWRKHSFGYKAETDRSVKSNYGDWANEQSAHVDELRKIALKFCKQLIALWSETSIDMTMINNRIKRAVEYFTPHFKEIASSVLKIQKEAKNQKKTKQYVKELESLYHITTDEMRLLYRIKGAVEALTKGTVPDRQELRIDTMMGVFHKDCADIAGLNETELDVMDHNHLKRKSTERKVSTQQQTLLLWRSGKKIDEIASERNLKPDTIYNHLAFLLEHGEIESKDIICQEIVDELMPLFTKTQTRVELKTLFEATQGKYPYSLLNLYRAYFVWKKKTENHKKATTDQ, encoded by the coding sequence TTGTACCTTTGGTTGAGAAACAAAACGATGAAGGGTGCACACTGCTGGAGGATAGACTTTGAGTTTTATTTACCTGCTTATTTTACCCCCAAATACATCAAGGCATCCTATACACTCTCGAATCTCAAGATTATGGAAATACAAGAGTATATATCAGAATTTATAAATCACACCAACCAAAATATTTTTCTCACTGGTAAAGCAGGTACAGGTAAAACCACCCTGCTGCGCTATATCACGGAACATACTTATAAAAACTGTGTGGTAGCAGCACCTACCGGTATCGCTGCCCTAAACGCAGGCGGTATCACATTGCATTCTCTTTTTCAGATTCCATCAGCTACTTTCATCCCTGAAGAGTTGAGCTTTACCCAACAAGATATTTCATACAATATTATCACTCCGGTTAGCTTTTGGCGACGCACCAAGATGCACGACAATAAGCGCAGATTACTCCGAAATATGGAACTGCTCATCATAGATGAAGTGAGCATGCTACGGGCTGATACATTGGATTTGATAGATATGATCCTAAGACGCATAAGAAAGTCGACCCAACCATTTGGAGGAGTACAAGTCCTTTTTATAGGAGATTTGTTGCAGCTTCCACCCGTAGTGAAGGCTTCAGAATGGAATATTATGAGCAAATATTATTCGGGAATATTCTTCTTCCATGCACAAGTGATCACAAAGTTTCCTCCGTTGTACATGGAATTGGAAAAAGTGTTTCGCCAAAGCGATAACACTTTTATATCATTACTTAATAATTTAAGGACTAATCAAATAGGCACAAATGATATCGCTATACTAAACAAACATGTCGATATACATTTCGATAGCACCCAACATCCCGGATACATTACGCTCACAACTCACAATTACAAAGCAGAACTGATAAACAAACGAGGTATGGATACCCTTGCAGGAAAGATAATGGAATATAAAGCCAAAACAGAAGGCGAATTTCCAGAGTATCTGTATCCAACAGAATCTACACTCGCACTCAAAGAAGGTGCGCGTGTGATGATTCTCAAAAACGATACATCCCAACCGCGTCGATATTACAATGGGAAGTTAGGAACAATACAAACACTCAGTGCCAAGCAGGTTAAGGTGAAACTTGATGATTCCGATCTATCAATCGATATAGAACCATATGAATGGCAAAATATCAGGTACACTTTGGATGCAGAAACAAATGAGCCGGGGCAAGAAGTTATCGGAACTTTCAGGCAGTATCCATTACGGGCAGCTTGGGCCATTACAATACACAAGAGTCAAGGTTTGACATTTGATAAGGCAGCATTGGATCTGGAAGATATTTTTGCATCAGGGCAGGCTTACGTAGCATTGTCAAGGTTGAGAAGCCTTGAGGGTACGGTTTTACTATCCGAAGTGAAAAACAAAGCCATAGTTGTCCCCAAAGATATTATGACATATAAAGAACACAAAAATAGTATCGAACAGCTGGAGCAGCAACTCGCAGTTTATAAAATAAAGTATTGGAAAGAACAAACTATTCTATCGTTTGAATGGACAAGCTTATCAGAACAATGGCGAAAGCATAGCTTCGGATACAAAGCAGAGACAGATCGAAGTGTTAAAAGCAATTACGGTGATTGGGCAAATGAACAGTCAGCACATGTAGATGAGCTGAGGAAAATAGCTTTGAAGTTTTGTAAACAATTGATCGCATTATGGTCAGAAACTTCGATTGACATGACCATGATTAATAATAGAATAAAGAGAGCCGTGGAGTATTTTACGCCTCACTTTAAAGAAATAGCCTCAAGTGTATTAAAAATCCAAAAGGAGGCAAAGAATCAGAAAAAAACAAAACAATACGTCAAAGAGCTGGAAAGTCTTTATCATATCACCACAGATGAAATGCGTCTTCTATATCGTATAAAAGGAGCAGTGGAAGCTCTGACCAAAGGGACTGTTCCTGATCGCCAAGAATTGAGAATCGATACGATGATGGGAGTCTTTCATAAAGATTGTGCTGATATAGCCGGCTTGAATGAAACTGAATTAGATGTAATGGATCATAACCACCTTAAAAGAAAATCTACAGAACGCAAAGTTAGCACTCAGCAACAAACTCTCCTATTATGGCGCTCAGGCAAAAAAATTGACGAGATAGCTTCAGAAAGAAATCTGAAGCCTGATACCATATACAATCATTTGGCTTTTCTCTTGGAGCATGGTGAAATTGAGAGCAAAGACATCATTTGTCAGGAAATAGTAGATGAGCTCATGCCTTTATTCACCAAAACACAAACTCGCGTAGAACTCAAAACACTCTTTGAAGCAACCCAAGGCAAATACCCATACAGCCTACTCAACCTGTACCGAGCTTATTTCGTTTGGAAAAAGAAAACAGAAAACCATAAAAAAGCAACAACAGACCAATAA